Proteins encoded by one window of Arachis hypogaea cultivar Tifrunner chromosome 1, arahy.Tifrunner.gnm2.J5K5, whole genome shotgun sequence:
- the LOC112699865 gene encoding translation initiation factor IF3-2, chloroplastic isoform X1 has translation MAGITTSTAFPFHHLHTRPSPLLSFSDSKLFGLPISNPNSLKFDSPISASFTSSPYVAARYGGSRSSDYNNFRKRRNDSDDDQALDLSSLSSNSVRLIDQSQNMVGVVSTSQALQMAEDAELDLVIVSPDADPPVVRIMDYSKYRYEQQKKKRDQQKKSAASRMDLKELKMGYNIDEHDYSVRLKAARKFLKDGDKVKVIVNLKGRENEFRNIAIELIRRFQNDVGELGAEEAKNFRDRNIFIILVPNKAALQKTQDPPKKKDKSAADEVSASV, from the exons ATGGCTGGTATAACCACCAGCACCGCCTTCCCCTTCCACCACCTCCATACTCGAccctctcctcttctctctttttctgaTTCCAAGCTCTTCGGTCTTCCTATCTCCAATCCCAACTCCCTCAAATTCGATTCTCCTATATCTGCCTCCTTCACATCCTCCCCCTACGTTGCCGCTCGCTACGGCGGTTCCCGCTCTTCCGACTACAACAATTTCAGGAAGCGCCGGAACGATTCCGACGACGACCAAGCTCTCGATTTGTCCTCTCTTAG TTCGAATTCCGTGAGGCTTATTGACCAGAGCCAGAATATG GTAGGAGTAGTGTCTACCAGTCAGGCCCTTCAAATGGCTGAAGATGCTGAACTTGACTTG GTAATAGTGTCCCCAGATGCAGATCCTCCTGTTGTTCGCATAATGGATTATAG TAAATATAGATATGaacaacaaaagaagaaaagagatcaGCAGAAGAAAAGTGCTG CCAGTCGGATGGATTTGAAGGAGCTCAAAATGGG ATACAACATTGATGAACACGATTATTCTGTGCGTTTGAAAGCTGCCCGAAAATTCTTGAAAGATGGTGACAAG GTAAAGGTCATCGTGAATCTTAAAGGTCGTGAAAACGAATTCAGAAATATTGCTATTGAGCTTATTAGACGTTTCCAAAATGATGTTGGGGAG CTTGGGGCAGAGGAGGCCAAAAACTTCCGTGATAGGAACATTTTCATAATTTTGGTTCCAAATAAAGCCGCTCTACAGAAAACCCAAGATCCACCAAAGAAAAAAGACAAATCCGCAGCAGATGAAGTCTCTGCTAGTGTTTGA
- the LOC112699865 gene encoding translation initiation factor IF3-2, chloroplastic isoform X2 → MAGITTSTAFPFHHLHTRPSPLLSFSDSKLFGLPISNPNSLKFDSPISASFTSSPYVAARYGGSRSSDYNNFRKRRNDSDDDQALDLSSLSSNSVRLIDQSQNMVRVVSTSQALQMAEDAELDLVIVSPDADPPVVRIMDYSKYRYEQQKKKRDQQKKSAASRMDLKELKMGYNIDEHDYSVRLKAARKFLKDGDKVKVIVNLKGRENEFRNIAIELIRRFQNDVGELGAEEAKNFRDRNIFIILVPNKAALQKTQDPPKKKDKSAADEVSASV, encoded by the exons ATGGCTGGTATAACCACCAGCACCGCCTTCCCCTTCCACCACCTCCATACTCGAccctctcctcttctctctttttctgaTTCCAAGCTCTTCGGTCTTCCTATCTCCAATCCCAACTCCCTCAAATTCGATTCTCCTATATCTGCCTCCTTCACATCCTCCCCCTACGTTGCCGCTCGCTACGGCGGTTCCCGCTCTTCCGACTACAACAATTTCAGGAAGCGCCGGAACGATTCCGACGACGACCAAGCTCTCGATTTGTCCTCTCTTAG TTCGAATTCCGTGAGGCTTATTGACCAGAGCCAGAATATGGTTA GAGTAGTGTCTACCAGTCAGGCCCTTCAAATGGCTGAAGATGCTGAACTTGACTTG GTAATAGTGTCCCCAGATGCAGATCCTCCTGTTGTTCGCATAATGGATTATAG TAAATATAGATATGaacaacaaaagaagaaaagagatcaGCAGAAGAAAAGTGCTG CCAGTCGGATGGATTTGAAGGAGCTCAAAATGGG ATACAACATTGATGAACACGATTATTCTGTGCGTTTGAAAGCTGCCCGAAAATTCTTGAAAGATGGTGACAAG GTAAAGGTCATCGTGAATCTTAAAGGTCGTGAAAACGAATTCAGAAATATTGCTATTGAGCTTATTAGACGTTTCCAAAATGATGTTGGGGAG CTTGGGGCAGAGGAGGCCAAAAACTTCCGTGATAGGAACATTTTCATAATTTTGGTTCCAAATAAAGCCGCTCTACAGAAAACCCAAGATCCACCAAAGAAAAAAGACAAATCCGCAGCAGATGAAGTCTCTGCTAGTGTTTGA